One region of Acidobacteriota bacterium genomic DNA includes:
- a CDS encoding peptidylprolyl isomerase: protein MRFSTRNVLAVTFIILASPACAGDRAAVDANSPATPAGASGAAAAAAPAAGGSPQGTAPSAIPKDPAAVVAKVNGVTITAKDFDEATREFLMQQGAPPNLPDEQMKQVHTAVMDALVGTELAYQKSQAEGIKVSQKDVDEAVAESKKNFPDEAKWEENMKAQGIDKDAFLLSINRNLAINKLIQTNVFEKITVTDADAKAYYDQHPQEMQKPEEVRASHILVRLPQGTTDDQKKAAKARIDEAAKKAKAGEDFAALAKTYSQDPGSAEQGGDLGFFPKGKMVPAFDAVAFTLKVGQISDVVETQFGYHVIKVTDRHAAQSATYDEVGERLKSFLKQRQARTTVQTYLKGLRDSAKVEIF from the coding sequence ATGAGATTCAGCACTCGCAACGTCCTCGCCGTCACCTTCATCATCCTCGCCTCGCCGGCGTGCGCGGGCGACCGCGCGGCCGTCGACGCGAACTCGCCGGCCACGCCGGCGGGCGCCAGCGGAGCGGCCGCCGCGGCGGCTCCGGCCGCGGGCGGGTCGCCCCAGGGGACGGCCCCCTCGGCGATCCCGAAGGACCCGGCGGCCGTCGTGGCGAAGGTCAACGGCGTCACGATCACCGCAAAGGACTTCGACGAGGCGACGCGCGAGTTCCTCATGCAGCAGGGAGCCCCGCCGAACCTCCCCGACGAGCAGATGAAGCAGGTGCACACGGCGGTGATGGACGCGCTCGTGGGCACCGAGCTCGCCTACCAGAAGAGCCAGGCCGAGGGGATCAAGGTCTCGCAGAAGGATGTCGACGAGGCCGTCGCCGAATCGAAGAAGAATTTCCCCGACGAGGCGAAGTGGGAGGAGAACATGAAGGCGCAGGGGATCGACAAGGACGCCTTCCTCCTGAGCATCAACCGGAACCTCGCCATCAACAAGCTCATCCAGACGAACGTCTTCGAGAAGATCACGGTGACCGACGCCGACGCGAAGGCCTACTACGACCAGCATCCTCAGGAAATGCAGAAGCCCGAGGAGGTCCGCGCCAGCCACATCCTCGTGAGGCTGCCGCAGGGGACGACCGACGACCAGAAGAAGGCCGCGAAGGCGCGCATCGACGAGGCGGCGAAGAAGGCGAAGGCCGGCGAGGATTTCGCGGCGCTCGCGAAGACGTACTCGCAGGATCCCGGCTCCGCGGAGCAGGGGGGCGATCTCGGCTTCTTCCCGAAGGGGAAGATGGTGCCCGCCTTCGACGCCGTCGCCTTCACCCTGAAGGTCGGCCAGATCAGCGACGTCGTCGAGACGCAGTTCGGGTACCACGTGATCAAGGTGACGGATCGCCACGCGGCGCAGTCGGCCACGTACGACGAGGTCGGCGAGCGACTCAAGTCGTTCCTGAAGCAGCGGCAGGCCCGCACGACCGTGCAGACGTACCTCAAGGGGCTGAGGGATTCCGCGAAGGTCGAGATCTTCTAG